A window from Enterocloster bolteae encodes these proteins:
- a CDS encoding alpha/beta hydrolase: protein MYYGKDGYWKKVQEYLPEENRLTGVWRPDEYFVGIGRFGIHIDHYRVKEAKARVILFHGVGGNGRLLSLIAVPLMKQGYEVICPDLPLYGMTEYYGKVVYQDWVDCAAEIVMYYQAREIRPTFLFGLSAGGILAYQTASGLPEIQGVIATCLLDQREPLVRKNVVSSGWMAEHGLRLISKVSAWLGFIKVPIKWVGNMKAIVNNEELAEVLMRDRRSSGAKVPVAFLHTLLNPHIHPEPERFSRCPVLLVLPENDRWTDASLSRIFYDRLNCSKDMKLLKGAGHFPIEKEGLMHLEQYCMEFLEECLAQRLVSNCQ, encoded by the coding sequence ATGTATTACGGAAAAGATGGATACTGGAAGAAAGTACAGGAATACCTGCCGGAAGAAAACCGGCTGACCGGCGTTTGGCGGCCGGATGAGTATTTTGTGGGAATAGGCAGGTTTGGCATACATATAGACCACTACAGGGTAAAAGAAGCAAAAGCGCGGGTTATACTGTTTCACGGTGTGGGGGGAAACGGAAGGCTTCTGTCTTTGATAGCAGTACCCCTCATGAAGCAGGGTTACGAGGTAATCTGTCCGGACCTTCCCCTCTATGGAATGACCGAGTATTACGGAAAGGTGGTATACCAGGATTGGGTGGACTGCGCGGCCGAGATAGTCATGTACTATCAGGCCAGGGAGATAAGGCCCACCTTTCTGTTCGGCCTCAGCGCAGGGGGAATCCTGGCATATCAGACTGCATCCGGACTGCCTGAGATTCAGGGAGTGATAGCAACCTGCCTTCTGGACCAGAGAGAGCCGTTGGTCAGGAAAAACGTTGTGAGTTCCGGGTGGATGGCAGAACACGGCCTCAGGCTCATATCAAAGGTATCCGCATGGCTGGGCTTTATAAAAGTGCCTATAAAGTGGGTGGGGAATATGAAGGCAATCGTAAACAATGAGGAACTGGCTGAGGTGCTGATGAGAGACAGGCGTTCTTCCGGGGCAAAGGTGCCGGTGGCATTTCTGCACACGCTTTTAAATCCTCATATCCACCCGGAGCCGGAGCGCTTTAGCAGGTGTCCCGTGCTTCTGGTGCTCCCGGAAAATGACAGATGGACAGATGCCAGTCTCAGCAGAATATTCTATGACAGACTGAATTGCAGCAAGGATATGAAGCTGTTAAAGGGGGCGGGCCATTTTCCAATAGAAAAGGAAGGGCTGATGCATCTGGAACAGTACTGTATGGAGTTTCTGGAAGAATGTCTGGCGCAGCGCCTTGTAAGCAACTGCCAATAG